A section of the Girardinichthys multiradiatus isolate DD_20200921_A chromosome 5, DD_fGirMul_XY1, whole genome shotgun sequence genome encodes:
- the tma16 gene encoding translation machinery-associated protein 16, with protein MPKTQKGKTAEKVVHPYSRKAAYLNREEVRLKRKERMKSEKATRLSNIGEKLLWFQSQLDPNMTSYTKKDACEIVERYLHRFDSELEQIELVNGIKGRQGRLHGAREAAIKQTAERERAQFEGVGLEIPDIINTKHLKSFRDWTGDLKKLPNIKMRKISSKVLDTKTEEKEGAERDHGEDEEDEDDHLDEELNDTVEMSESP; from the exons ATG CCGAAGACCCAGAAGGGGAAAACTGCGGAAAAAGTTGTCCACCCGTACAGCAGGAAAGCTGCTTATCTGAACCGGGAGGAGGTCAGACTGAAGAGGAAAGAGAG GATGAAGAGTGAAAAAGCTACACGTCTGAGCAACATTG GTGAAAAGCTGCTGTGGTTTCAGAGTCAACTGGATCCAAACATGACGAGTTACACCAAGAAAGATGCCTGTGAGATTGTTGAAAG gtacctCCACAGATTTGATTCAGAACTCGAGCAGATCGAGTTGGTGAACGGGATTAAAGGTCGACAGGGTCGTCTCCATGGCGCCAGAGAAGCAGCCATCAAACAGACCGCAGAGCGAGAGCGGGCACAGTTTGAGGGCGTCGGGTTAG agatCCCAGACATCATCAACACAAAGCATCTGAAGTCATTCAG AGATTGGACCGGAGATCTGAAGAAACTTCCAAATATAAAAATGCGGAAAATATCAAGTAAGGTTTTGGACACAAAGACTGAGGAAAAAGAGGGGGCAGAGCGTGATCATGGGGAagatgaagaagatgaagatgatCATTTGGATGAGGAGCTCAATGACACAGTGGAGATGTCAGAGTCCCCCTAA
- the tmem154 gene encoding transmembrane protein 154, with protein sequence MRGPWLKTPLLFLLLLFSRLTGTAFCEDASTDTTTPGNATADGEVLKDGDDDESQDEDHALIPYTTSSPPETEIEDPGSGEPDTLPRSVGDNLNLTDPAEEEVDELDISLILIPAVLAVVILGAIVCGIFIMRWRNKKAENQELSKEDPHLDGSSTEKVPMPMFEDDVPSVLELEMDELNQWMKKDS encoded by the exons ATGAGAGGCCCCTGGCTGAAGACCCCTCTGctgtttctgctgctgctgttcagCCGTCTGACTGGGACAG CATTTTGTGAAGATGCCTCCACAGACACCACTACGCCAGGTAACGCGACAGCAGATGGGGAGGTCCTAAaagatggtgatgatgatgagagCCAAG ATGAAGATCACGCCTTAATTCCTTACACCACAAGCAGCCCTCCAGAAACAG AAATTGAAGATCCTGGTTCAGGCGAACCTG ATACTTTACCAAGAAGTGTTGGAgataatttaaatttaacagatccagcagaagaagaagttgACGAGTTAGATATCTCTCTCATCCTGATTCCTGCGGTTCTGGCAGTTGTAATCCTTGGCGCCATTGTTTGCGGCATTTTCATCATGCGCTGGCGCAATAAAAAAGCGGAGAACCAAG AGCTGAGTAAAGAAGACCCACATTTGGATGGATCCAGCACAGAAAAGGTGCCCAT GCCAATGTTTGAAGACGATGTACCATCTGTGCTGGAGCTGGAAATGGATGAATTGAATCAGTGGATGAAAAAAGACA